One genomic segment of Nothobranchius furzeri strain GRZ-AD chromosome 10, NfurGRZ-RIMD1, whole genome shotgun sequence includes these proteins:
- the LOC107386935 gene encoding UDP-glucuronosyltransferase 1-2, with amino-acid sequence MPLHRVSVVFAFFSLCHILFSPHCDGGNILVYPVDGSHWINMKILLEELHARGHNITVIRVSSSVYIPEKSPIYTSITVEMKKDVEDFFDEFLEEQIKAHREGTSLITFFKLTKSLLSMIANGHSLWCDAMMEVFENPKLIKSLKESHYDLVLTDPGIAPGVVLAKYLKLPVVLNVRWITSGEGHFVLAPSPFSYIPVPGSGLTDKMDFIQRVKNLFFHGIIFFQETLLLQPIYGAMCDKYIEGGCNIVSLLQEADIWLFRSDFVFDFPRPTMPNAVYIGGFQCKPAQPLPADLEDFVQSAGEHGVIIMSLGTWVKKLPNDITDAIASVFAKMPQKVIWRHQGERPSTLGNNTLIVNWVPQKDLLGHPQIKAFVAHGGTNGVQEAIYHGVPVLGIPLFFDQFDNLLRLQERGGGKIILLGDINRDTFEESIKDILNNSSYKQNMQRLSRLHKDQPVTPMDKAIFWVEYVMRNKGAAHLRTDAYKMPWFSYLCLDVLLLLITTVSVAFLSVFAVLRFFCCRGKRNTKCKQN; translated from the exons ATGCCTTTGCACCGTGTGTCTGTGGTATTTGCATTCTTTAGCTTATGTCACATTCTCTTCTCACCACACTGTGATGGAGGAAACATTCTGGTGTATCCAGTGGATGGCAGCCATTGGATCAATATGAAAATTCTCCTAGAAGAACTTCATGCAAGAGGACACAACATCACTGTGATCAGAGTTTCCTCTAGTGTGTACATCCCAGAAAAATCACCTATTTACACGTCTATTACAGTTGAAATGAAAAAAGACGTGGAGGACTTCTTTGATGAATTCTTAGAAGAACAAATAAAG GCACATAGAGAAGGGACATCACTGATTACTTTCTTCAAACTCACCAAAAGCTTACTTTCAATGATAGCTAATGGACATTCACTTTGGTGTGATGCTATGATGGAAGTCTTTGAGAACCCAAAATTGATCAAAAGCCTAAAAGAATCCCACTATGATCTTGTTCTCACTGATCCAGGGATAGCACCAGGGGTTGTGTTAGCTAAATATCTCAAGCTGCCAGTAGTCCTCAATGTCCGCTGGATCACCAGTGGGGAAGGCCACTTTGTGTTGGCTCCCTCCCCATTCTCTTACATCCCGGTACCAGGATCTGGTTTAACGGACAAAATGGATTTCATTCAGAGGGTCAAAAATCTGTTCTTTCATGGCATCATTTTTTTTCAAGAGACACTCTTGTTGCAGCCCATTTATGGTGCCATGTGTGATAAATACATTGAAGGTGGATGCAACATCGTGTCGCTGCTTCAGGAAGCCGACATCTGGCTGTTCAGGTCagattttgtgtttgacttccctcGGCCAACGATGCCAAATGCTGTTTATATCGGAGGGTTCCAGTGCAAGCCTGCCCAGCCTCTTCCAGCAGACTTGGAGGACTTTGTTCAGAGTGCCGGAGAGCATGGAGTCATCATCATGAGTCTGGGGACTTGGGTTAAAAAATTGCCCAACGACATCACAGATGCCATAGCCAGTGTTTTTGCCAAGATGCCTCAAAAG GTTATATGGAGGCACCAAGGGGAGCGACCctctaccctgggcaacaatacccTGATTGTGAACTGGGTGCCACAGAAAGACCTTCTGGGTCACCCTCAGATCAAAGCCTTTGTAGCTCATGGAGGAACAAATGGGGTCCAGGAGGCCATTTACCACGGAGTCCCTGTTCTTGGTATCCCCCTGTTCTTTGACCAGTTTGACAACCTTCTGCGTCTGCAGGAAAGAGGAGGTGGAAAGATCATCCTGCTAGGTGATATTAATAGAGATACATTTGAAGAAAGTATTAAGGACATTCTCAACAACAGTAGTTATAAGCAGAACATGCAACGACTGTCACGTCTACACAAAGATCAGCCAGTGACTCCCATGGACAAGGCCATCTTCTGGGTAGAGTATGTGATGCGCAACAAAGGGGCTGCACACCTGCGTACTGATGCCTATAAGATGCCCTGGTTCTCATATTTATGTTTAGATGTGTTATTGTTGTTGATTACCACAGTATCTGTagcctttctgtctgtctttgctGTCCTTCGATTTTTTTGTTGCAGAGGAAAAAGGAAcacaaaatgtaaacaaaactGA
- the LOC107386936 gene encoding UDP-glucuronosyltransferase 1-2: protein MPLQCVSGIFVLYSLCLLSFSPHCDGGNILVYPVDGSHWINMKILLQELHTRGHNISVIRSSTSWYIPEESPLYTSITIEMDEDVEDFFDVFLQEHLRAQRDGTSLLTFFKLTKGFLSMIARAHLLWSDATNQILNNKTLVKSLKDSQYDLVLVDPAIAPGVVLAKHLKLPLVLNVRWITSGEGHFVLAPSPLSYIPVPGSGSTDNMSFFQRVKNMFFYSLVLFQEKFLVGPIYDAMCDKYIEGGCNIVSLLQEADIWLFRSDFVFDFPRPTMPNAVYIGGFQCKPAQPLPADLEDFVQSAGEHGVIIMSLGTLVNTLPKEVTEEIASVFAKMPQKVIWKHKGEQPSTLGNNTLIVDWMPQKDLLGHPQIKVFVAHGGTNGVQEAIYHGVPVLGIPLFFDQYDNLLRLQERGAAKIIHLADVNGDTFEEGIKEVLYKDSYRQNMHRLSRLHKDQPLAPMDKAVFWVEYVIRNKGAAQLRTGAYKMPWYSYHSLDVLLFLISSTTLIFFSIIVMVRYLCYRRRNTKPKQS, encoded by the exons ATGCCTTTGCAGTGTGTGTCTGGGATATTTGTACTCTACAGCTTGTGTCTGCTCTCTTTCTCACCCCACTGTGATGGAGGAAACATTCTGGTGTATCCGGTGGATGGCAGCCATTGGATTAACATGAAGATTCTGCTACAAGAACTTCACACAAGAGGACACAACATCTCTGTGATCAGGTCTTCTACCAGTTGGTACATCCCAGAAGAGTCTCCCCTGTACACATCCATCACAATTGAAATGGACGAAGATGTGGAGGATTTCTTTGATGTGTTCCTACAAGAACATTTGAGG GCACAGCGAGATGGAACTTCCCTGCTGACTTTCTTCAAGCTCACCAAAGGATTTCTTTCTATGATTGCTCGAGCACATCTTTTATGGTCGGATGCTACAAATCAAATCTTAAACAACAAAACTTTGGTCAAAAGCTTGAAAGATTCCCAATATGATCTGGTTCTTGTTGATCCAGCAATAGCACCAGGGGTTGTGTTAGCTAAACACCTCAAGCTTCCGTTAGTCCTCAATGTTCGCTGGATCACCAGTGGAGAAGGCCACTTTGTGCTGGCCCCCTCACCGCTTTCTTACATCCCAGTTCCTGGATCTGGTTCAACAGACAACATGAGTTTCTTCCAAAGGGTCAAAAACATGTTCTTCTATAGCCTTGTTTTGTTTCAAGAGAAATTTTTGGTGGGGCCGATTTATGATGCCATGTGCGATAAATACATTGAAGGTGGATGCAACATCGTCTCGCTGCTTCAGGAAGCCGACATCTGGCTGTTCAGGTCagattttgtgtttgacttccctcGGCCAACGATGCCAAATGCTGTTTATATCGGAGGGTTCCAGTGCAAGCCTGCCCAGCCTCTTCCAGCAGACCTGGAGGATTTTGTTCAGAGTGCCGGAGAGCATGGAGTCATCATcatgagtctggggactttggtaaACACACTGCCCAAGGAGGTAACAGAAGAAATAGCTAGTGTTTTTGCCAAGATGCCTCAAAAG GTGATATGGAAACACAAAGGAGAGCAACCCTCTACCCTGGGCAATAATACCCTGATAGTGGACTGGATGCCACAGAAAGACCTCCTGGGTCACCCTCAGATCAAAGTCTTTGTAGCTCATGGAGGAACAAACGGAGTCCAGGAGGCCATTTACCATGGAGTCCCAGTTCTTGGTATCCCCCTGTTCTTTGACCAGTATGACAACCTTCTACGTCTGCAGGAAAGAGGAGCAGCAAAGATCATTCATCTAGCTGATGTTAACGGGGACACATTTGAAGAAGGTATTAAGGAAGTGCTTTATAAAGACAGCTACAGGCAGAACATGCACCGACTGTCACGTCTACACAAAGATCAACCTCTAGCTCCCATGGATAAGGCTGTCTTCTGGGTAGAGTATGTGATTCGCAACAAAGGGGCTGCACAACTGCGTACTGGGGCGTATAAGATGCCCTGGTACTCTTACCACTCATTGGATGTACTGCTCTTCTTGATAAGTTCAACAACTTTGATTTTCTTCTCCATCATTGTTATGGTTAGATATCTTTGCTACAGAAGAAGAAACACCAAACCTAAGCAAAGTTGA